In one Umezawaea sp. Da 62-37 genomic region, the following are encoded:
- a CDS encoding SDR family oxidoreductase, whose product MSKRVAIVTGGSRGIGRESAERLGRDGFAVVVNYAGNETEAAAAVEAITGAGGEAIAFKADVAEIDQVTALFDAAESAFGGVDAVVHAAGTMYLAPVADIDFDALDRMHRTNIRGTFVVSQQASRRVREGGAIITFSTSVLGLRMPGYAAYAATKGAVEAITMILAKELRGRDITVNTIAPGPTATALFLDGKDDETIANLAKAAPLERLGQPTDLADLVAFLAGPSRWINGQVIRSNGGIV is encoded by the coding sequence ATGAGCAAGCGCGTCGCGATCGTCACCGGTGGTTCCCGCGGCATCGGCCGCGAGTCCGCCGAACGCCTCGGCCGGGACGGCTTCGCCGTCGTCGTCAACTACGCGGGCAACGAGACCGAGGCCGCCGCCGCCGTCGAAGCCATCACCGGCGCCGGCGGCGAGGCCATCGCGTTCAAGGCCGATGTCGCCGAAATCGACCAGGTCACCGCCCTGTTCGACGCGGCGGAGTCCGCCTTCGGCGGCGTCGACGCCGTCGTCCACGCCGCGGGCACCATGTACCTGGCACCCGTGGCCGACATCGACTTCGACGCCCTGGACCGCATGCACCGCACCAACATCCGCGGCACCTTCGTCGTCAGCCAGCAGGCCTCCCGCCGGGTCCGCGAGGGTGGCGCGATCATCACCTTCTCCACCTCGGTCCTCGGCCTGCGCATGCCCGGCTACGCCGCCTACGCCGCCACCAAGGGCGCCGTCGAAGCCATCACGATGATCCTCGCCAAGGAACTCCGCGGCCGCGACATCACCGTCAACACGATCGCCCCCGGTCCCACCGCCACCGCCCTGTTCCTCGACGGCAAGGACGACGAGACCATCGCCAACCTGGCGAAAGCCGCTCCCCTCGAACGCCTCGGCCAGCCCACCGACCTCGCCGACCTGGTCGCCTTCCTCGCAGGCCCGTCCCGCTGGATCAACGGCCAGGTCATCCGCTCCAACGGCGGCATCGTCTGA